One window of the Labilibaculum sp. genome contains the following:
- a CDS encoding cellulase family glycosylhydrolase produces the protein MKNMNIVHDAKSINMMSKIWIFFILVLLFTSCQKAEKKFVYVDGENIYSAKGDLLHLKGVNLGNWLLPEGYMFKLKDCNSPRQIDQSIRELIGDSAATAFWDSFLETYITEADIKWLSEAGVNMIRLPFDYRLLTHDDFLGRDMHGYKYLDKAISWCEKYNIYVLLDMHAAPGGQTGDNIDNSDGYPWLMVDEGMKQKVADIWQKIAKRYANNTAVIGYNLLNEPIPQYFDDDNLKPYLEPLYKKITKAIREVDSNHIVFLGGAVWETDFSVFSEPFDDQLAYTFHKYWMPPEQKEIQQYVDFRDKYKVPLLMGESGENEDAWVKDFRELLDKNDIHWTFWPYKKMDNTRGPMNFNEPIGYDNFITYAESDRSSFRNIRALRDSIGGIKREEIVAVLKQFVENSRFENCYPNEGYCKALGFFDKNISYK, from the coding sequence ATGAAAAATATGAATATTGTACACGATGCTAAATCAATAAATATGATGTCGAAAATCTGGATATTCTTCATTTTAGTATTGCTGTTTACATCTTGTCAGAAAGCAGAAAAAAAATTCGTTTATGTGGATGGTGAAAATATTTACTCGGCGAAAGGTGATCTATTGCACCTAAAAGGGGTGAATTTGGGAAATTGGTTATTACCAGAGGGCTATATGTTCAAATTGAAAGATTGTAACTCTCCACGCCAAATAGACCAAAGCATACGCGAATTGATCGGGGATAGTGCTGCTACGGCTTTTTGGGACTCTTTTTTGGAGACTTACATCACTGAGGCCGATATAAAATGGTTATCAGAAGCTGGAGTAAATATGATCCGTTTACCATTCGATTATCGCTTACTGACTCATGATGATTTTTTGGGAAGAGATATGCATGGTTATAAATATTTGGACAAAGCCATTAGTTGGTGTGAGAAATACAATATTTATGTATTGCTGGATATGCATGCAGCTCCAGGAGGTCAAACAGGTGATAATATAGACAACAGTGATGGCTATCCTTGGTTAATGGTGGATGAAGGAATGAAACAAAAGGTCGCTGATATTTGGCAGAAAATTGCAAAGAGATATGCAAATAATACTGCTGTTATAGGGTATAACCTTTTGAACGAGCCCATCCCTCAATATTTTGATGATGATAATTTAAAACCATATTTAGAGCCGCTGTATAAAAAGATTACCAAAGCAATAAGAGAGGTCGATAGTAATCATATTGTATTTTTAGGAGGAGCTGTTTGGGAGACAGATTTCTCTGTGTTTTCTGAACCGTTTGATGATCAATTAGCTTATACATTTCATAAGTACTGGATGCCACCTGAACAAAAGGAAATACAGCAATATGTAGACTTCAGAGATAAATATAAAGTGCCATTATTGATGGGTGAAAGTGGTGAGAATGAGGATGCCTGGGTTAAAGATTTTAGAGAGCTGTTAGATAAGAATGATATTCATTGGACCTTTTGGCCATACAAGAAAATGGATAATACACGTGGTCCAATGAACTTTAATGAACCTATTGGTTATGACAATTTTATAACATACGCCGAAAGTGATAGAAGCTCATTTCGTAATATAAGGGCTCTGAGAGATAGTATTGGTGGAATAAAACGAGAAGAAATTGTGGCTGTATTAAAGCAGTTTGTAGAAAATAGCAGGTTTGAAAATTGTTATCCGAATGAGGGTTATTGCAAGGCATTAGGATTTTTTGATAAAAATATTTCTTATAAATAA
- a CDS encoding MFS transporter produces MTHYKTAKEDIVPFGQKLAFGSGHLANQLFPAALGVFMVVLVMSLGMDPILAGVLGALPRLIDALTDPVMGFISDNTKSKWGRRKPYILMGSVISGVAFMIMWQLNPENSEVYNFFYFLVISIFFYIGYTIFATPLIGLGYEMTPDYNERTRLMAVSQFMGQIAWMIAPWFWVIIYNPSIFDSAPEGARILSIWVGGLCMVLGVLPALFNKEMIVPDQDKMKNLSTKELAANTKEFIKGIKLTIQNKPFMKLCGSTFLIFNGFQTIAQFAFFIIVYYLFQGDKVAAGGWPAWFGTISAMATAFLVIPIVTKLSENFGKKNAFIIATLLSVVGYALKWWGFNPEYPWLMFMPIPFLSFGIGGLFTLMMSMTADVCDLDELNNGERREATFGAIYWWMVKLGTAVAMLTSGVVLHYIGFDESVDVQSAETITNLRLADILIPITTAFLAIVLIWKYDITETRSHEIREALIARRGKVKHEGDVISNVTGEIIPDKI; encoded by the coding sequence ATGACACATTATAAAACGGCAAAGGAAGACATTGTCCCATTTGGGCAAAAACTGGCATTTGGATCAGGACATCTGGCAAATCAGCTATTTCCTGCGGCTCTGGGTGTGTTTATGGTTGTATTGGTAATGTCTTTGGGGATGGATCCTATTCTGGCCGGAGTATTGGGTGCACTGCCCAGACTTATTGATGCTTTAACAGATCCTGTTATGGGATTTATTTCAGATAATACGAAATCGAAATGGGGGCGAAGAAAACCTTATATTTTAATGGGGAGTGTTATTTCTGGAGTTGCTTTTATGATCATGTGGCAACTGAATCCTGAAAATTCTGAGGTTTATAATTTCTTTTATTTCTTAGTAATATCCATATTTTTTTACATCGGTTATACCATTTTTGCAACACCATTAATTGGTTTGGGGTACGAAATGACTCCCGATTACAATGAAAGAACCAGATTGATGGCTGTTTCTCAGTTTATGGGACAAATTGCATGGATGATAGCCCCTTGGTTTTGGGTAATAATTTATAATCCTTCTATTTTTGATTCTGCACCAGAGGGAGCACGAATTCTTTCTATTTGGGTAGGTGGTTTGTGCATGGTTTTGGGTGTTCTTCCAGCCCTTTTTAACAAAGAAATGATTGTTCCCGATCAGGATAAAATGAAAAATTTGTCGACAAAAGAATTGGCTGCCAACACAAAAGAATTTATAAAAGGGATAAAGTTAACCATTCAAAACAAGCCATTCATGAAGCTTTGCGGGTCTACCTTTCTCATTTTTAATGGATTCCAGACGATTGCTCAATTTGCCTTCTTTATTATTGTCTATTATCTTTTTCAAGGGGATAAGGTGGCAGCAGGAGGTTGGCCGGCATGGTTTGGAACCATAAGTGCTATGGCTACAGCATTTCTTGTAATCCCTATTGTTACTAAGCTTTCCGAGAACTTTGGAAAAAAGAATGCTTTTATCATAGCTACTCTTCTTTCAGTGGTGGGATATGCATTAAAATGGTGGGGATTTAATCCTGAATACCCTTGGCTGATGTTCATGCCAATTCCGTTTTTGTCATTCGGGATAGGTGGCTTGTTTACTTTAATGATGTCGATGACTGCTGATGTTTGCGATTTGGATGAATTGAATAATGGAGAACGCAGAGAGGCTACATTCGGAGCTATTTACTGGTGGATGGTGAAACTGGGAACGGCCGTTGCCATGCTAACCAGTGGTGTTGTTTTGCACTATATTGGCTTCGATGAAAGTGTTGATGTTCAGTCTGCAGAGACCATTACAAACCTCAGGTTAGCAGATATCCTGATTCCAATTACTACAGCATTTCTTGCAATTGTATTGATATGGAAATATGATATTACAGAAACGAGATCTCATGAAATAAGAGAAGCTTTAATCGCACGTCGAGGTAAGGTAAAACATGAAGGTGATGTGATCAGTAATGTTACAGGCGAAATTATACCTGATAAAATATAA